The following proteins are co-located in the Fusobacteria bacterium ZRK30 genome:
- a CDS encoding DMT family transporter — protein sequence MEKNKKHIIADLTLVIVAIIWGSGFTASKMALDSGLGPFYMMAFRFLIAAAIMGIIFYKKIKKIEKKDLIAGSVVGFFLFFAFATQTVGLQFTTASKNAFLTGTNVVMVPFIFWAITKIKPDMWSLLAAVMCFLGIGFLSFDGNFSLGFGDTLSLICAVGFACHISMTGYYSKKVDTTLLTLIQMVVAAILSFVSGFFFETLPTEVGSTGVLAVIYLGIFSTMIAFFLQTTAQKHTTASRTAIILSTEALFGTLFSIILLGEILTFKMIIGGAAIFMAIITAETKWEFLRKKQRDVASS from the coding sequence ATGGAAAAAAACAAAAAACATATAATAGCGGATCTTACCCTTGTTATTGTAGCTATCATATGGGGATCAGGATTTACTGCTTCTAAGATGGCACTAGACAGCGGACTGGGTCCATTTTATATGATGGCATTCAGATTCTTGATTGCAGCAGCTATTATGGGAATTATTTTCTATAAAAAGATAAAGAAAATCGAAAAAAAAGATCTTATAGCAGGATCTGTTGTTGGATTTTTCCTCTTTTTTGCCTTCGCTACCCAGACAGTAGGACTGCAATTTACAACAGCTTCTAAAAATGCATTTTTAACAGGTACCAATGTAGTTATGGTTCCCTTTATCTTTTGGGCTATAACAAAGATAAAGCCAGATATGTGGTCCCTTCTTGCAGCTGTAATGTGTTTTTTAGGGATAGGATTCCTCTCTTTTGACGGAAACTTCTCCCTTGGGTTTGGAGACACTCTGTCTCTTATCTGTGCCGTTGGTTTTGCCTGTCACATCAGTATGACCGGGTACTACAGTAAAAAAGTCGACACTACCCTTCTTACACTTATACAGATGGTTGTAGCTGCTATCCTGTCCTTTGTATCTGGTTTCTTCTTTGAAACTCTCCCTACAGAGGTTGGATCTACTGGTGTTTTAGCTGTAATCTACCTGGGGATTTTTAGTACTATGATTGCTTTCTTCCTTCAGACTACAGCACAAAAACATACTACTGCTTCTAGAACTGCTATCATCTTATCTACAGAGGCACTCTTTGGAACACTTTTTTCCATCATCCTTTTAGGTGAAATCCTTACATTTAAGATGATTATAGGAGGAGCAGCTATCTTTATGGCTATTATCACTGCTGAAACTAAGTGGGAATTCCTGAGAAAAAAACAGCGTGACGTTGCATCTAGTTAA
- a CDS encoding sugar ABC transporter substrate-binding protein: protein MKKIIFVLIACLVLISCGKKDEGITLRFATWDSGDALKIQQDIADEFMKDNPDIKVQVEAYGSGFDQKLVASFGARNAPDLMYMWDFPTYSSQLENLDTYIENSVDVDLDDYYDGLLNYVKVNNNTYGVPSGFTTHVVFYNKDMFDAAGVEYPSKNWSWNELAEKAAKLSNPDDRVYGIGLLSKPDPYDFEQFLWSNGSSYISPDGKTLEGYLNSKESVEVFKDMRRLVDNKSGILVGGKQQQSGSDIFKASKIAMFENGIWPLNGYKKAGINVGVAILPSFNGKSPKSVMSVSALSMWKGSKHKEEAWKFIEFYNSEKAAKLRVADLPVRKSLVKSFGIEKNEELKPFYEMLALADSTPSFLLNSNWKEVQRNLSPAIEEAMLGLRDPQIIMNEVIEKSERLLKE, encoded by the coding sequence ATGAAAAAAATTATATTTGTGTTAATCGCATGCTTAGTTTTAATAAGTTGTGGTAAAAAAGACGAAGGTATAACTCTTAGATTTGCAACATGGGATTCCGGAGATGCATTAAAAATTCAGCAGGATATTGCAGATGAATTTATGAAGGATAACCCTGATATCAAAGTACAAGTAGAAGCGTACGGATCAGGATTTGATCAAAAATTGGTTGCATCTTTTGGAGCTAGAAATGCTCCTGATCTTATGTATATGTGGGATTTTCCAACTTACTCATCACAGTTGGAAAACTTAGATACTTACATTGAAAATAGTGTAGACGTTGATTTAGATGATTATTATGATGGACTTTTAAACTATGTTAAAGTAAATAATAATACATATGGGGTTCCTTCTGGATTTACTACCCATGTTGTATTTTACAACAAAGATATGTTTGATGCTGCTGGGGTAGAATATCCTAGTAAAAATTGGTCATGGAATGAATTAGCTGAAAAAGCAGCTAAACTCTCTAACCCTGATGATAGAGTATATGGTATTGGATTATTAAGTAAACCCGATCCTTATGATTTCGAGCAATTTTTATGGAGTAATGGTTCATCTTATATTAGCCCAGATGGAAAAACACTTGAAGGTTATCTAAATAGTAAAGAATCTGTAGAAGTTTTTAAGGACATGAGAAGATTAGTTGATAATAAATCCGGTATCTTAGTTGGTGGGAAGCAACAACAAAGTGGAAGCGATATATTTAAAGCTTCTAAAATTGCAATGTTTGAAAATGGTATTTGGCCATTAAACGGTTATAAGAAAGCAGGGATTAATGTAGGAGTTGCTATTCTTCCGTCTTTTAATGGAAAATCACCTAAGTCTGTAATGTCAGTTTCTGCACTCTCAATGTGGAAAGGATCTAAACATAAAGAAGAGGCATGGAAATTTATAGAATTTTATAATAGTGAAAAGGCTGCAAAGTTAAGAGTTGCTGATCTACCAGTTAGAAAATCTTTAGTTAAGTCCTTTGGCATAGAAAAAAATGAAGAATTAAAACCATTCTATGAAATGTTAGCTTTAGCAGATAGTACACCATCTTTCTTATTAAATTCAAATTGGAAAGAAGTTCAGAGAAATCTTTCTCCAGCAATTGAAGAAGCTATGTTAGGATTAAGAGATCCTCAAATCATAATGAATGAAGTTATAGAAAAATCTGAAAGATTATTAAAAGAATAG
- a CDS encoding sugar ABC transporter permease — protein sequence MDISLDIKKTKRKKISIFKIKRDTLVPYLFIMPWILGFLFFTLGPLLFSLVISFFDWPIIGNPTFIGLANYKEMFFEDPQFWKSLGITAKFAGIFVPLNISVALILALLLNNNVKGSGIFKTLFYMPSVISGVALAMIWGWVYSDEYGILNYFLSTIGIKGPNWLGDPNWATFAMVFASVWGQGTMMLIFLAGLKNIPKELYEAADIDGANVISKFMYITLPMLSPTILFNVITSIIGAFQQLSLALLLTGGGPVGSTYFYAMFVYDNAFKYFKMGYSAANAWFMFLIILSLTLLVFKSSSMWVFYESEATTKKKKG from the coding sequence ATGGATATTTCTCTTGATATAAAAAAAACAAAAAGAAAAAAAATTAGTATCTTTAAAATAAAAAGAGATACTCTTGTACCTTATTTATTTATTATGCCTTGGATTTTGGGTTTCCTATTTTTCACTCTAGGACCATTATTATTTTCATTGGTGATTAGTTTTTTTGACTGGCCTATAATAGGGAATCCAACTTTTATTGGGTTAGCAAACTATAAAGAGATGTTTTTTGAAGATCCACAATTTTGGAAATCTTTAGGAATTACAGCTAAGTTTGCAGGGATATTCGTACCTTTAAATATTAGTGTGGCTTTAATTTTAGCTCTACTTTTAAATAATAACGTTAAAGGTTCTGGAATATTTAAAACACTCTTTTATATGCCTTCTGTTATATCAGGGGTAGCACTTGCTATGATTTGGGGCTGGGTATATAGTGATGAATACGGTATATTAAATTATTTTTTATCTACCATAGGAATAAAAGGGCCAAATTGGTTAGGAGACCCTAATTGGGCTACTTTTGCCATGGTCTTTGCTAGTGTTTGGGGACAGGGGACTATGATGCTAATCTTTTTAGCAGGTTTAAAAAATATACCAAAAGAACTCTATGAAGCAGCTGACATAGACGGTGCCAATGTTATTTCAAAATTCATGTATATTACTTTACCTATGTTAAGTCCTACAATATTATTTAATGTCATTACCAGTATTATAGGTGCTTTTCAGCAATTATCTCTTGCACTCTTGTTAACCGGTGGTGGTCCAGTCGGTTCTACTTATTTCTATGCAATGTTTGTTTATGATAATGCATTTAAATATTTTAAGATGGGATATTCAGCGGCTAACGCTTGGTTTATGTTTTTAATTATTTTATCGCTAACGCTACTTGTATTTAAATCTTCTTCTATGTGGGTTTTCTATGAGAGCGAAGCAACAACTAAAAAGAAAAAGGGGTAA
- a CDS encoding carbohydrate ABC transporter permease translates to MFRKNLKKTFIYAILIFFSLLFLAPFFWLLTTSVKGPEEVFLFPPKWIPTTWHFENFMKAWNLQPFNLFLKNSLIVVVLSTIGQVFSSSLVAFGFARFEFRGRNFLFLIVLATMMIPWDVTMIPLYMQFNFLGWINTLKPLIVPSYFGSAFFIFLLRQFLMGIPKDLDEAARIDGANAFQIYWKIYLPLMKPALVLISVFNILGTWNDYLGPLIFLNDQRKYTLSLGLSQFKGMNGVDTTSMMAITTLICLPPLIMFFLAQKHIIDGVSSTGLKG, encoded by the coding sequence ATGTTTAGAAAAAATTTAAAAAAAACTTTTATTTACGCAATATTAATATTCTTTTCTCTTTTGTTTTTAGCCCCATTCTTTTGGCTTTTAACAACTTCAGTAAAGGGACCAGAAGAGGTATTTTTATTTCCACCTAAATGGATTCCTACTACTTGGCATTTTGAAAATTTTATGAAAGCATGGAATTTACAACCATTTAATTTATTTTTAAAAAATTCATTAATTGTTGTAGTACTATCGACTATAGGGCAAGTCTTCTCATCTTCATTGGTAGCTTTCGGTTTTGCAAGATTTGAATTTAGAGGAAGAAATTTTTTATTTTTAATAGTTTTAGCTACTATGATGATACCTTGGGATGTTACAATGATACCTCTCTATATGCAATTTAACTTTTTAGGATGGATCAATACTCTAAAACCATTAATTGTGCCTTCATATTTTGGGTCAGCTTTCTTTATATTTTTACTCAGACAATTTTTAATGGGTATTCCCAAAGATTTAGATGAAGCAGCTCGAATAGATGGAGCAAATGCATTTCAAATATATTGGAAAATTTATCTACCATTAATGAAACCTGCATTAGTTTTAATCTCAGTTTTTAATATTTTAGGAACTTGGAATGATTATTTAGGACCATTAATATTTTTGAATGACCAAAGAAAATATACTCTATCTTTAGGTCTTTCACAATTTAAAGGTATGAATGGAGTAGATACTACATCAATGATGGCTATTACTACTCTCATATGTCTACCACCTTTAATCATGTTTTTCTTAGCTCAAAAGCATATAATTGATGGTGTAAGTAGTACTGGACTAAAAGGATAG
- a CDS encoding sugar ABC transporter permease produces the protein MDISITREKERRSNLLSKFKLNKRTAPYYFIAPAVALFLLFTLYPFFRTILLSFYSYQRGSYVYSGISNYQRLFSDAIFFKALSNTFTYLLIQVPLMSTLSLILAVALNSKIIKWKSQFRIAFFLPSVTEMIAYSIIFSLFLSDKGLLNYLLSILGIESIPWLVHPFWAKVSIMAALTWRWTGYNMIIMLAGLQGISDTLYEAAEIDGASKFQQFLHITVPQMKPIILFSMLMSTIGTINLFSEPFILTKGGPSNSTISLGLYLYNQGFMNLNFGYASAISVVLLIITAVMSFIQMKAGGKDNGGL, from the coding sequence ATGGATATAAGTATCACAAGAGAGAAAGAGAGAAGGAGTAACCTTCTCTCTAAATTCAAACTAAATAAGAGGACTGCTCCCTATTATTTTATAGCCCCGGCAGTAGCACTCTTTCTATTATTTACCCTGTATCCTTTTTTTAGAACAATCTTATTGAGTTTCTATAGCTATCAAAGAGGAAGTTATGTTTATTCTGGTATTTCAAATTATCAAAGGCTTTTTTCAGATGCTATTTTCTTTAAAGCTCTTTCAAATACCTTTACATACCTTCTGATACAGGTACCCCTTATGTCTACATTATCTTTGATTTTAGCAGTTGCTTTAAATTCAAAGATCATTAAATGGAAATCTCAATTTAGGATTGCATTTTTTCTGCCTTCTGTAACAGAGATGATCGCATATTCAATAATATTTTCACTTTTTTTAAGCGACAAAGGGCTGTTAAACTACCTTTTATCTATATTGGGAATTGAATCTATCCCTTGGCTGGTCCATCCTTTTTGGGCTAAAGTATCCATCATGGCGGCTCTTACTTGGAGGTGGACTGGGTATAATATGATCATCATGCTTGCAGGTTTACAGGGAATTTCAGATACATTATATGAAGCTGCAGAAATTGACGGTGCTTCTAAATTTCAACAATTTCTCCATATAACGGTCCCTCAAATGAAGCCTATCATCTTATTTTCCATGCTCATGTCTACAATAGGTACTATTAACCTATTCAGTGAACCATTTATCCTTACTAAGGGTGGTCCCAGTAACTCAACTATATCTTTAGGACTTTACCTCTATAATCAAGGATTTATGAATTTAAATTTTGGATATGCCTCAGCAATCTCAGTTGTACTGTTAATAATCACAGCTGTCATGTCCTTTATACAAATGAAAGCAGGAGGAAAAGATAATGGTGGACTCTAA
- a CDS encoding sugar ABC transporter substrate-binding protein — MKKIFFLIVGLVAVFLTGCGGSKPVETSEITGKEIKSDIKAEIKIWSWDVAALGLKDTIPSFNEKYPNVKVIVEEVGTGDTYQKLTIGLNSNTGLPDIMTIETDAFIKYPPNFPNGFYDLTKVSTDLKNDFDPSKWQLGMYENKLYALPWDSAPAGIFYRRDFFENAGIDPNNIKTWDDFIEAGKKVQVANPGVKMIPINYAKGTAIHSMMVNSLGSGSFNSEGEITVADKSNIKALKMQKKFIDEDISYNADSWNTLVIATKNNEVATVLYGGWWGGTLKDQMPEQNGKWGVIPIPSFEEGDKRVSYAGGASLAIPSQSKNAELAWEFIKNAVATKENQVMMYKKYDLFPSYLPAFEDEYFKKGDPYFAGQKVSELFADMVPLINKKYGTEDDSEASDYLLDAQAAVLTGNADVDKVLKGAAEAIKTATGRSIAN; from the coding sequence ATGAAGAAAATATTTTTTTTAATTGTAGGATTGGTTGCCGTATTTTTAACTGGTTGTGGCGGTTCTAAACCTGTGGAAACTTCAGAAATAACAGGTAAAGAGATCAAGAGCGATATAAAGGCCGAAATAAAGATTTGGTCGTGGGACGTAGCTGCACTAGGGCTTAAAGATACTATACCTAGTTTTAATGAAAAGTATCCAAATGTAAAAGTTATTGTCGAGGAAGTAGGAACTGGCGACACATATCAGAAATTAACTATCGGTTTAAATTCTAATACAGGACTACCTGATATTATGACTATTGAAACCGATGCTTTTATAAAATATCCACCTAATTTTCCAAATGGATTTTATGACCTCACTAAGGTAAGTACCGATTTAAAAAATGATTTTGATCCGAGTAAATGGCAGCTGGGTATGTATGAAAACAAACTCTATGCACTTCCGTGGGACTCAGCTCCTGCCGGAATCTTCTACAGAAGAGATTTTTTTGAAAATGCAGGAATAGATCCAAATAATATAAAAACTTGGGATGATTTTATAGAAGCTGGTAAAAAAGTACAAGTTGCTAATCCTGGGGTTAAGATGATCCCGATCAACTATGCTAAGGGGACCGCTATCCACTCTATGATGGTCAATTCTCTTGGATCTGGAAGTTTTAACAGTGAAGGTGAAATCACTGTAGCAGATAAAAGTAATATAAAAGCTTTAAAGATGCAGAAAAAATTTATCGACGAAGACATTTCATATAATGCCGATTCTTGGAACACTCTAGTTATTGCTACTAAAAATAATGAAGTAGCTACTGTCCTTTATGGCGGATGGTGGGGTGGAACTCTAAAAGATCAGATGCCGGAGCAAAATGGTAAATGGGGAGTTATTCCAATCCCTAGTTTTGAAGAAGGTGATAAAAGGGTAAGTTATGCAGGAGGAGCGTCTTTAGCTATTCCTTCTCAATCTAAAAATGCTGAATTAGCATGGGAATTTATTAAAAACGCTGTAGCTACCAAGGAAAACCAAGTTATGATGTATAAAAAGTATGATCTTTTCCCATCATATTTACCGGCATTTGAAGATGAGTATTTCAAAAAAGGGGATCCATATTTTGCAGGTCAAAAAGTATCTGAACTTTTTGCTGACATGGTTCCTTTGATCAATAAAAAGTATGGTACTGAAGATGATTCTGAAGCCAGCGACTATTTATTGGATGCTCAAGCAGCTGTACTTACTGGAAATGCTGATGTAGACAAAGTATTAAAAGGTGCAGCAGAAGCTATAAAAACTGCAACTGGCAGATCTATTGCTAATTAG
- a CDS encoding peptide MFS transporter has translation MNKKKQPKGLYLLGSLMMCSNFGYYGSRIVMLLFMVTGIEHGGLGLMNTQGASILATYMALAYLTPMLGGWLADNVLGFRKTTLIGFILCTIGYFTGFIYNSINGIYIMTGLVALGAGLYKGNLLNLLGLMYNEDEESMKDAGFSIVYSYINVGIFIGTLVCGLIATKWMATFNTDGSVAIYGYKYVFLTISMVLLLATILLSTLQNSCLNGKGIKPLAAKKKNGIKEPLTEAEKKNILVICIVSFVASFFWIAYYQNALSVVLYARNHIQLTYGGFEIPLTWMDTLNAILCVVLAGVFAKFWQWKATTKNGDFNMATKITIGFVLLASSFALMAVSMLQTIGGGKASILWLIGFIVLMTMGELSFSPIAYSMVDKLAPSRLKGLMMSVFFLSVMVASKLSGYVQLFVEKLGALQAFISIVIYLLVIAGILFSFNKKLEQLEKEGKAKPLNI, from the coding sequence ATGAATAAGAAAAAACAACCTAAAGGTTTATACTTATTAGGATCATTAATGATGTGTTCTAATTTTGGATACTATGGAAGCAGAATAGTAATGTTACTATTTATGGTAACAGGTATTGAACATGGTGGATTGGGACTTATGAATACACAGGGGGCTTCCATATTAGCAACATATATGGCTCTTGCATATCTTACACCTATGTTAGGTGGATGGTTAGCAGATAATGTTCTGGGATTTAGAAAGACTACATTGATAGGATTTATATTGTGTACCATAGGATATTTTACAGGATTTATATATAATAGTATTAATGGTATTTATATAATGACAGGATTAGTAGCATTGGGAGCAGGACTATATAAAGGAAATTTATTAAATCTGCTTGGACTCATGTATAATGAAGATGAAGAAAGTATGAAAGATGCAGGATTCTCTATAGTATACTCTTATATTAATGTAGGTATATTCATAGGAACTTTAGTATGTGGTCTTATAGCCACTAAATGGATGGCTACATTTAATACTGACGGATCAGTAGCAATATATGGTTATAAATATGTATTCTTAACCATATCAATGGTTCTATTATTAGCCACTATATTATTATCGACATTACAGAACTCATGCCTTAATGGAAAAGGTATTAAACCATTAGCAGCTAAGAAAAAGAATGGTATTAAAGAACCTCTTACTGAAGCAGAGAAAAAAAATATATTAGTTATATGTATCGTATCATTTGTAGCCAGTTTCTTTTGGATTGCATATTATCAAAATGCATTATCAGTAGTACTATATGCTAGAAATCATATACAGTTAACATATGGTGGATTTGAAATACCTCTTACATGGATGGACACATTAAATGCAATATTATGTGTAGTATTAGCCGGAGTATTTGCTAAGTTTTGGCAATGGAAAGCAACCACCAAGAATGGAGATTTTAATATGGCTACTAAGATAACTATCGGTTTCGTATTATTAGCTTCGTCATTTGCATTAATGGCTGTATCCATGCTTCAAACTATTGGAGGCGGAAAAGCTTCTATATTATGGCTAATAGGATTTATAGTCTTAATGACAATGGGTGAGTTATCATTCTCACCAATAGCATATTCTATGGTAGACAAATTAGCCCCCTCTAGACTTAAAGGATTAATGATGTCCGTATTCTTCTTATCAGTAATGGTTGCAAGTAAATTAAGTGGATATGTTCAATTATTCGTTGAAAAATTAGGAGCATTACAGGCATTTATATCGATAGTAATATATCTATTAGTTATTGCAGGAATACTGTTCTCATTTAATAAGAAGTTAGAACAGTTAGAAAAAGAAGGAAAAGCTAAACCATTAAATATATAA
- a CDS encoding carbohydrate ABC transporter permease, whose product MVDSKNKIKTILSYSIIIIGVIVSLFPFYWMFIGATNSSADIFSFPPKMVPGKSFMKNLSALNEQIDLQRVIFNSFFVAITYTIFTLALSSITGYAFAKFEFKGRNYLFGAILLTMMLPGQATMIPLFDIMKAFGWLNSYKAVIIPGIASAFGIFLMRQNMLKVPDSLIEAARIDGCGEFAIFYKIVLPTMRPSIAALGIYMFMAQWGNFMWQLIVLNDSSMKTLPVALSSLVGLSRVDYGQVLLGASLSTLPVIAIFLILQKQFISGILGGALKE is encoded by the coding sequence ATGGTGGACTCTAAAAATAAAATAAAAACAATATTAAGTTACAGTATAATTATCATAGGAGTTATTGTTTCACTTTTCCCATTCTATTGGATGTTTATAGGCGCCACTAACTCCTCAGCAGATATATTTTCATTCCCTCCTAAGATGGTTCCCGGAAAAAGTTTTATGAAAAATCTATCTGCCTTAAATGAGCAAATTGATCTTCAGAGAGTTATCTTTAATTCATTTTTTGTAGCTATAACATACACTATATTCACTCTGGCCCTCAGTAGTATTACCGGGTATGCCTTTGCGAAATTTGAATTTAAAGGTAGAAATTATTTATTTGGAGCTATCCTTTTAACTATGATGCTCCCGGGACAGGCTACTATGATACCTCTTTTTGATATTATGAAAGCCTTTGGATGGTTAAATTCATATAAAGCTGTCATCATTCCTGGGATTGCAAGTGCCTTCGGTATATTTTTAATGCGTCAGAATATGTTGAAAGTTCCTGATTCACTTATCGAAGCTGCCAGAATCGACGGTTGCGGGGAGTTCGCTATTTTCTACAAGATAGTTCTTCCTACTATGAGACCATCTATTGCAGCACTAGGGATATATATGTTTATGGCTCAGTGGGGAAATTTTATGTGGCAGCTTATCGTTCTCAATGATTCTAGTATGAAAACTTTACCTGTAGCCCTTTCATCACTTGTTGGGCTGTCTAGAGTTGACTATGGACAAGTACTTTTAGGAGCTAGTTTATCTACTCTTCCTGTTATTGCGATATTTTTAATTCTTCAAAAACAATTTATATCCGGAATATTAGGCGGAGCATTGAAAGAATAG